One genomic region from Leptolyngbyaceae cyanobacterium JSC-12 encodes:
- a CDS encoding putative protease of the Abi (CAAX) family (IMG reference gene:2510098420) has product MGEFMSSLMDRVWEILGWVFVLNGEVFQTVTTLPGGMTLAICVVLLAGLSLAIGQAIVLFINRVKPIRFIFTLLISAILYLFEFLFLVLSTWLICLLPGSVDVPLPALVIVLGLSYAPLLFSFLGALPYLGFPLLRILSIWHLLAMVVGFGAIANIGAGFAFGYVAFGWFVKELLSNTVGQPIARLGRAISERVAGVDLADNRAELAERVQSRFSSLSSPMVSASQTTLPEVQALIQASDRSHPQAAQAIAQAVTAHPLSATSSVLLQDTGAIDSLVEFTYKTSSIPKPIKLVLSLLGLVGLFVVVMILLRPIRDGLFGWYETLPRFTRLIFDLSWIGIVAIIFAGLLAPLETLGWWAGWFGDEVDTAQAAVPAGSIPFDWDNNDKPSRYLIYLDGVGQSGEAYTPDVEDFLTALKPALPEDIELVHGLMMYSVLNKPLNEDRPLAFLWKLADKMRWKNPMALLGLMVNVRNALIVMVSADKRYGPIYNRGIAQVLYNGLVKRGYPPGSGIPITLVGYSGGAQMSVASAPYLKQALEAPIDVISLGGVMSANNDFLKLEHLYHWIGDKDVVQRLGPLLFPGRWKFFILSYWNRALRKGKISILSSGPVGHQVPGGYMDPNAFLPDGRSHLQQTIEFILQVLTGNLLETKQRFPVKSSNYSLYKQADFNNPAYYPLNQTVDVTQYPAIASWMGRLILPNRDARSTVRGVLFEVHHTAPGYEHLVGQRVILRWANLPMIKDLVQAARRDLHFSADAEYTSKYGGLIHPERLNHWQQVGPLESLAGSYPTDDMIVMLNEPVEVEEGEVNDSQPPLSSFPSPHPIPSTILRICSQPVQITGRFYALVRFVQPIPGTDQFRVVHFNKATRDFNGAEDVVRLPEVVVAAAYGSSPSTSRGLERSPFNETGWYIYGAKDDRGVFVVQALGPRALFRLQPEEVVFGKKASYRYIRKRSWANIKAQKGDISSVLCVGNNHVSPSAIQTAIDDWKEGDRALLIHVYGGIGGKKAEPAAATPIFFGHFAFGVAKVVREPLTDELRFDLRYHQVYTHNTDGLIAGTLHWSRYMGDRQFGWLGTRPVCDILIKHDAFTGYYDFSTGRQSPFDYMLAQLEVMTARYRIGDGTGGTYVGAASNCAQDSNQAMFASLRQIERKIRANADALQRWSEVHPEQAYRFKDLLALGKELKQQLQPLGGEQSAWERNEYNLGTTLEDDPIHNLLTGLGSWRTMLPRLASDTVVKVFLDHGASVWVLRTNQVGGYDPDIEPIAPMTL; this is encoded by the coding sequence ATGGGCGAGTTTATGTCATCACTAATGGATCGCGTTTGGGAAATCCTGGGTTGGGTATTTGTGTTAAACGGGGAAGTCTTCCAGACTGTGACGACTTTACCAGGAGGTATGACCCTTGCTATTTGTGTGGTTCTGCTGGCAGGGCTGTCGCTGGCAATAGGTCAAGCCATCGTCTTATTTATTAACCGCGTTAAACCTATCCGGTTTATCTTCACGTTGCTCATTAGTGCAATTTTATATTTGTTTGAATTTTTGTTTCTGGTACTCAGCACATGGCTCATTTGTTTGTTGCCCGGCTCCGTTGATGTACCGCTTCCAGCTTTGGTTATCGTTCTGGGGTTAAGTTATGCGCCGTTATTATTCAGCTTTTTGGGAGCGTTGCCATATTTGGGGTTTCCGCTGTTAAGGATTCTCTCTATCTGGCATTTACTGGCGATGGTCGTGGGCTTTGGTGCAATCGCGAATATTGGTGCTGGGTTTGCCTTTGGGTATGTAGCCTTTGGTTGGTTTGTGAAAGAACTGCTGAGTAATACCGTTGGTCAGCCCATTGCTCGCTTGGGTAGAGCTATTTCTGAGCGCGTTGCAGGAGTAGACCTGGCAGACAACCGGGCAGAACTGGCTGAACGAGTTCAGTCTCGCTTCAGTAGTCTCTCTTCACCCATGGTGTCTGCTTCACAAACAACACTTCCCGAAGTACAAGCGCTAATCCAGGCAAGCGATCGCTCCCATCCCCAAGCTGCTCAGGCAATTGCTCAAGCTGTTACAGCCCATCCCTTATCAGCCACCAGTAGCGTTCTGCTGCAAGACACTGGTGCGATCGATTCCCTAGTGGAATTTACCTACAAAACCAGCAGCATTCCTAAACCAATCAAACTGGTTCTGAGTTTACTGGGCTTAGTGGGACTGTTTGTCGTCGTGATGATTTTGCTACGCCCAATCAGAGACGGACTGTTTGGTTGGTACGAAACCTTGCCCCGTTTTACTCGCTTGATATTTGATCTGAGTTGGATCGGCATCGTTGCCATTATCTTTGCTGGGCTGTTAGCGCCGCTTGAAACCTTAGGTTGGTGGGCTGGTTGGTTTGGCGATGAAGTTGATACCGCTCAAGCTGCTGTTCCTGCTGGTTCCATCCCCTTTGACTGGGACAACAACGACAAACCATCACGCTACCTTATCTATCTTGACGGTGTTGGGCAATCTGGCGAGGCATACACCCCCGATGTTGAGGACTTTTTGACCGCCCTAAAGCCAGCACTCCCGGAAGATATAGAACTGGTACATGGGTTAATGATGTATTCCGTTTTGAACAAGCCCTTGAATGAAGACCGACCGTTGGCGTTTTTGTGGAAACTGGCAGATAAAATGCGTTGGAAAAATCCAATGGCGCTACTGGGCTTAATGGTCAACGTGCGAAATGCATTGATCGTGATGGTGTCAGCGGATAAGCGCTACGGTCCCATCTATAATCGCGGCATTGCTCAAGTGCTTTACAACGGCTTAGTCAAGAGAGGTTATCCACCTGGTAGTGGTATCCCGATTACGCTAGTTGGCTACAGCGGGGGTGCTCAAATGTCTGTTGCCTCTGCTCCTTACTTGAAACAGGCGTTAGAAGCACCCATCGATGTCATCTCGCTGGGGGGGGTGATGAGTGCAAACAACGACTTCCTGAAACTAGAGCATCTTTATCACTGGATTGGCGACAAGGATGTGGTGCAGCGGTTAGGTCCCTTGCTGTTTCCTGGACGCTGGAAGTTCTTCATATTGTCTTACTGGAATCGGGCCTTACGCAAGGGTAAAATCTCGATTCTCTCATCTGGACCGGTGGGGCATCAGGTTCCAGGCGGATACATGGACCCTAACGCATTTTTACCGGATGGACGCAGTCATTTACAACAAACAATTGAATTCATTCTGCAAGTTCTAACTGGGAATCTGTTGGAGACGAAACAGCGCTTTCCAGTTAAATCCAGTAATTATTCACTCTATAAGCAAGCAGACTTTAACAATCCAGCTTATTACCCACTGAATCAAACTGTTGATGTAACTCAGTATCCAGCGATCGCATCCTGGATGGGTCGCTTAATTTTGCCCAACCGAGACGCCCGCTCAACCGTCCGAGGGGTGCTGTTTGAAGTTCACCATACCGCACCTGGCTATGAGCACTTAGTTGGACAAAGAGTGATCCTGCGTTGGGCAAATCTCCCTATGATCAAAGATCTGGTGCAAGCCGCGAGACGGGATTTGCACTTCAGCGCCGATGCGGAATACACCAGTAAATATGGCGGCTTAATTCATCCTGAACGCCTGAACCACTGGCAACAGGTGGGACCATTGGAATCATTGGCAGGCTCCTATCCAACAGACGACATGATTGTGATGTTGAACGAGCCAGTGGAAGTTGAAGAAGGTGAAGTTAATGACAGTCAACCACCTCTATCATCTTTCCCATCCCCTCATCCCATCCCCTCCACAATTCTTCGCATCTGCAGCCAACCCGTCCAAATCACTGGGCGCTTTTATGCCTTGGTGCGGTTTGTGCAGCCCATTCCTGGAACAGATCAGTTTCGAGTGGTGCATTTCAACAAAGCAACCCGCGACTTTAATGGAGCAGAGGATGTGGTGCGGTTACCAGAAGTGGTAGTTGCTGCGGCATATGGTAGCTCTCCATCAACTAGCCGCGGTCTGGAAAGGTCTCCGTTCAATGAAACTGGCTGGTACATTTACGGTGCCAAGGATGATCGGGGCGTTTTCGTAGTGCAGGCGTTGGGACCACGGGCATTATTCCGCTTGCAACCAGAGGAAGTGGTATTTGGCAAGAAAGCATCTTACCGTTACATTCGCAAACGGTCCTGGGCAAATATTAAGGCGCAGAAGGGAGATATTTCATCAGTTTTGTGTGTGGGGAATAATCATGTCTCCCCTTCAGCGATTCAAACTGCCATTGATGATTGGAAAGAGGGCGATCGCGCATTGTTAATCCACGTCTATGGTGGGATTGGAGGTAAAAAGGCAGAACCAGCCGCGGCTACCCCCATTTTCTTTGGACACTTCGCTTTTGGTGTAGCGAAGGTAGTTCGTGAACCGTTGACTGATGAATTGCGATTCGACTTACGTTATCACCAGGTATATACCCATAACACGGATGGGTTAATTGCAGGCACTCTTCACTGGTCACGGTACATGGGCGATCGCCAGTTTGGGTGGCTCGGCACCCGTCCTGTGTGTGACATTCTGATCAAACATGATGCTTTTACTGGTTATTACGACTTTTCTACCGGGCGGCAATCGCCCTTTGACTATATGCTGGCGCAACTAGAAGTGATGACTGCCCGCTATCGAATTGGAGACGGAACTGGAGGCACCTACGTCGGTGCAGCTAGCAACTGTGCTCAAGATTCTAACCAGGCAATGTTTGCCAGTCTGCGACAAATCGAGCGCAAAATTCGTGCCAATGCAGATGCCCTACAGCGATGGAGCGAAGTCCATCCTGAACAAGCCTATCGTTTCAAAGACTTGCTTGCCCTGGGTAAGGAACTTAAACAGCAACTACAGCCATTAGGTGGAGAACAATCTGCTTGGGAACGCAACGAATATAACTTAGGGACCACTCTGGAAGATGATCCCATCCACAACTTGTTGACTGGACTAGGCAGTTGGCGAACTATGCTGCCCCGTCTGGCTAGCGATACAGTCGTTAAAGTTTTTCTTGATCATGGTGCAAGCGTTTGGGTACTGCGAACCAATCAAGTCGGGGGCTATGATCCTGACATTGAGCCGATCGCTCCGATGACGTTGTAA
- a CDS encoding hypothetical protein (IMG reference gene:2510098426), translated as MVKFLARPASAQFANALSSLRFKFATWSILLPAVAVAIASAAIIYQLNQIAERSNDARLLLTQVKEQVSRLNALEWEGISKGKIDKDLTEELAENRQNTREVLDKLHQFDQLDQQFNLEKFFNGYARYKTKIDDVLMLIEQGKVKEAIKVDADGLDEIYDELYAEILTLEKLQVRQKNQTRKLADLGTAFSLISMGQFPAALQRKMQG; from the coding sequence ATGGTTAAATTCTTGGCTCGTCCTGCAAGTGCTCAATTTGCGAATGCTCTGTCTAGTCTAAGATTTAAATTTGCAACCTGGTCGATATTGCTGCCTGCCGTTGCAGTTGCGATCGCGAGTGCTGCAATCATTTATCAGCTCAATCAGATAGCAGAGCGAAGCAACGATGCACGACTTCTTTTAACTCAAGTCAAAGAGCAAGTTAGCAGACTCAATGCATTGGAATGGGAAGGTATTTCCAAAGGGAAAATTGACAAAGACCTGACTGAGGAACTGGCTGAAAACCGACAAAACACTCGTGAAGTGTTGGATAAACTTCACCAATTTGATCAACTTGATCAACAGTTTAACCTGGAAAAATTTTTCAATGGCTATGCACGCTATAAGACTAAAATTGACGATGTGCTCATGCTGATCGAGCAAGGAAAGGTGAAGGAAGCCATCAAGGTAGATGCAGACGGTCTTGATGAGATTTATGATGAATTATATGCCGAAATTTTAACCTTAGAAAAGCTCCAGGTTCGGCAGAAAAATCAGACTCGTAAACTTGCAGATTTAGGAACAGCCTTTTCTTTAATCTCTATGGGTCAATTCCCCGCTGCTCTGCAGCGTAAAATGCAGGGATGA
- a CDS encoding histidine kinase (IMG reference gene:2510098424~PFAM: Histidine kinase-, DNA gyrase B-, and HSP90-like ATPase; His Kinase A (phosphoacceptor) domain), with the protein MQRGSSFFAAIIVSLLFHEFSKRLHKKNRELETAFQELQQTQNQLIQQEKMAALGQLVAGVAHEINNPLGAIKASASNTCNALQEAFVELPYLTQRLNSEEQESFFQLITRVLNAQSSSITIQDRELKRRMTSQLQAHEIEDARYVADLLIDMGIHEEFEFLLPLLKGDQSEWAIQLAYNLTCSFLNSQMILRAVDRSSKIVFALKSYARFDQSNKKQPLRVTDGLENVLEMYHNQLKRNIQIVRDYQDIPGVLGYPDELIQVWTNLVHNAIQAMESGGTLTIATYMQGNGIEVSITDTGEGIPEEIQQKMFEAFFTTKPPGEGSGLGLYICQKIIDKHQGFMKVESQPGHTQFRVWLPLETSEQS; encoded by the coding sequence TTGCAGCGGGGTAGTTCATTTTTTGCTGCGATTATTGTTAGTCTTCTGTTTCATGAATTTAGTAAACGACTGCACAAAAAAAATCGAGAATTAGAGACTGCATTCCAAGAGCTACAACAGACGCAAAATCAGTTAATCCAACAAGAAAAAATGGCAGCCTTAGGGCAATTGGTGGCTGGAGTTGCTCACGAAATTAATAATCCCCTAGGTGCGATCAAGGCATCAGCCAGCAATACGTGCAATGCATTGCAAGAAGCTTTTGTTGAACTACCTTACTTAACTCAACGCTTGAATTCTGAAGAGCAAGAAAGCTTCTTTCAGCTGATAACTCGAGTTCTCAATGCGCAATCATCCTCGATCACTATTCAAGATCGGGAACTTAAACGTAGAATGACTAGTCAACTACAAGCCCATGAGATTGAGGACGCAAGATATGTGGCCGATCTCTTAATCGATATGGGCATTCATGAAGAATTTGAGTTTTTACTGCCTCTTCTAAAGGGAGATCAGAGTGAATGGGCGATACAACTTGCCTATAACTTGACTTGTTCATTTCTGAATAGTCAGATGATTTTAAGGGCAGTTGATCGCTCTTCTAAGATTGTGTTTGCTCTCAAAAGTTATGCTCGTTTTGATCAAAGTAATAAGAAACAGCCACTACGAGTCACGGATGGGTTAGAAAATGTACTTGAAATGTACCATAATCAACTCAAACGAAATATCCAGATAGTGCGGGATTATCAAGATATTCCTGGTGTTTTAGGATATCCTGATGAATTGATTCAGGTTTGGACAAATTTGGTTCACAATGCTATTCAAGCAATGGAATCGGGTGGGACATTAACTATTGCAACTTATATGCAGGGAAATGGGATTGAGGTCAGTATTACAGATACTGGAGAAGGTATTCCAGAAGAGATTCAACAGAAGATGTTTGAGGCCTTTTTCACAACGAAACCTCCTGGAGAAGGAAGTGGTTTAGGGTTGTATATCTGTCAAAAAATCATTGATAAACACCAGGGGTTCATGAAGGTAGAGAGTCAACCAGGACATACTCAGTTTAGGGTTTGGTTACCTCTAGAAACTAGTGAGCAAAGTTGA
- a CDS encoding transposase (IMG reference gene:2510098425~PFAM: Transposase IS200 like) — protein MSEYIHKSHNVTVLLYHLVFPAKYRRAVFDEQVDEVLREVCLEIEKRYEIKFIEIGVDKDHVHFLVQSVPTYSVTKLVKMIKSLTAREVFRRCPQVKQKLWGGEFWSDGYFASTVGKHGDEGMIANYVKNQGNEYLKLHRDEQLTLF, from the coding sequence ATGAGCGAGTACATCCACAAAAGTCATAACGTTACGGTTTTGCTATACCACCTTGTGTTTCCAGCAAAGTATCGGCGGGCTGTGTTTGATGAACAGGTCGATGAAGTTTTGCGAGAAGTTTGCCTGGAGATTGAGAAACGCTACGAGATTAAATTTATAGAAATCGGTGTAGACAAAGACCATGTGCACTTTTTAGTCCAATCGGTGCCGACATACAGCGTGACCAAATTGGTCAAAATGATCAAGAGTTTGACCGCAAGGGAAGTGTTTCGGCGTTGTCCTCAGGTGAAGCAAAAGCTATGGGGTGGAGAGTTTTGGAGTGATGGCTATTTTGCAAGTACAGTTGGGAAACACGGGGATGAAGGGATGATTGCGAACTACGTCAAAAATCAGGGTAACGAATATCTCAAGCTACACCGAGATGAGCAGCTTACTCTTTTTTGA
- a CDS encoding CheY-like receiver domain-containing protein (IMG reference gene:2510098423~PFAM: Response regulator receiver domain) — MSDAAILCVDDEAVVLMALKAQLKRLFGSRYVYEVARSAEEAWTVIDELEQEQIKILIIVSDWLMPNIKGDEFLAQVHQRFPEIITVMITGQADEAAIERARTEANLHACLYKPWTEEELQRVISTALN; from the coding sequence ATGTCTGATGCTGCCATTCTTTGTGTGGATGATGAAGCAGTTGTTTTGATGGCTCTCAAAGCACAGTTGAAGCGATTATTTGGAAGTCGCTATGTGTATGAGGTTGCCCGCAGTGCTGAAGAAGCCTGGACTGTGATTGATGAACTAGAGCAAGAACAGATTAAGATTTTGATAATTGTGTCTGATTGGTTGATGCCAAACATTAAAGGAGATGAGTTCTTGGCTCAAGTACATCAACGGTTTCCCGAAATTATTACAGTGATGATTACTGGACAGGCTGATGAAGCAGCGATCGAACGTGCCAGGACAGAAGCTAATCTACATGCATGTCTTTACAAACCCTGGACCGAAGAAGAGTTACAGCGAGTCATTAGTACCGCATTAAATTAA